The following proteins come from a genomic window of Companilactobacillus pabuli:
- a CDS encoding FtsB family cell division protein, whose amino-acid sequence MEVRKLNSNVSVLQPKKSQTPNHRKNYVKKVHRRRILMIGIIFVIILTVFGVQIFNAHRTYTNTMEQIEVSKQKLDKQKSTQQDLKLEVSQLHNTNYLEKYIREKYMYSKPGEQIYNLPDDVKTTTIQK is encoded by the coding sequence ATGGAAGTACGTAAATTAAATTCCAACGTTTCAGTCTTACAGCCAAAGAAATCTCAAACTCCTAATCATCGTAAAAATTACGTCAAGAAAGTTCATCGTCGGCGTATTTTGATGATAGGCATTATTTTTGTGATTATTTTGACTGTCTTTGGCGTTCAAATTTTTAATGCGCACCGAACTTACACTAATACAATGGAACAGATTGAAGTTAGCAAGCAAAAGCTAGACAAGCAAAAATCCACACAACAGGATTTAAAGCTCGAAGTGAGCCAGCTTCATAACACGAATTATTTGGAAAAATACATTCGTGAGAAGTACATGTATAGCAAACCGGGCGAACAAATTTATAATTTGCCAGATGATGTAAAAACCACTACGATTCAAAAATAG